The Gloeobacter violaceus PCC 7421 DNA window GCTGCTGCCTGGAGGCTCGTCGAAGCGAACCAATCAGCCGGAAGCACCCCAGTCCGGGTGATATCGCATAGGTATCGGTAGTCTGAACTGGCAGGGTGTGCATTAGGAAATGGTGGTTCTCTATGTATGTTGTTGGCGACATATATAGAAAATGGCGGTTCTCTATGTATATTAGACCTCTTGCATGAACCGGATTGCGGAACGAGTTTCCAATGGTTTGAGCTGTTTATCTTGGCATTCGCGCAAGAGGTCTATTATCTGGAACGCGTCAGCTATATGGTGGAGGCTGAACGTTCGTCCAGTTCTGCACTCGGGCTGTTTGACGAGGCTACTCCTCCTGGGAAGTCACCGTCGGCACTTGCTGTAGCAACCCCCGCAATTGCTCAATCGATTCGGCGCTGCCGCAGACCATCAGGCGATCCCCGGCCTGCACGACCGTGTCGGCGTTGGGGAAGCGGACCATTTTGCCGGTGCGCTGCACCGCCTGCACCAGCACGCCGTGGCGGCGGCGCAGATCTACATCCGCCAGCGTCTGACCATCCAGGAACGAATTTTTGGGCACCTCCACCCAGCGCTCGGGGCGGCCGATGCTCGCTTCCGCCCGGCCTTCGAGCAGTTCCTCGAAAGCTTTGTCCTCTTCGACATTGCCCACGGCGAGTACCCGGTCGCCCGCCTGCAGGACCGTCTGCGGACCCGGGTAGCGGTTGGTCTCGCTGCCGTTGCGAATGGCCATCACCGAGACACCGGTAAGGCGGCGGATATCGGCCTGGGCGAGGGTGAGGCCCACCAGCGGCGAGTTGGCTTTGACGGTAAACCAGTTGCCCTCCAGACCTTCCACGGCTGCTTCCAGTTCGTTGGCAACCATGAAGTCGGGTCTATCGGGCAGAATCGAGCGGTAGCGTGTCTCGCGGCAGGCCACCACTTCCTGCTGTACATCGCGCACGCCGAGGCCGAGGCCGATGAGCATGTGCGATCCCATCGCCAGGGCCGACTCGAACTCGGGCTGTACGACTTCGCGCGCTCCCAACTGGTAGAGCGCGTCGATTTCGGAATTGGCGTGGGCACGCACAGTGATATCGATTTCCGGCGCGACGCTCAGCACGCGCTTGAGGGTAAGACGAGTCGCCATCGGGTCCGGCAGGGCGATAGCCATCGCCCGCGCCTGCTCCAGGTGCGCCTTTTCGAGCACCAGTTCGCTGGAGGAGTCCCCGTAAAGGTAAGGAATTTGTTGTTTGCGCAGGCTTTCGGTGGTGGCCTCGTTGTTGTCGATGACCAGCACGGTGTGCCCCTGGGAGCGCAGCATGCGCACCAGCGTCTCGCCCACACGTCCGTAGCCTGCCACCACGATGTGATCGCGGATGCCCTCTTCGACGGCGATCGCCTTTGGCGCTTCGCTCGCGCGCAACGCTTTGCCGACCACAGGCAGCGACTCCAGGGCGTTGAAGATCATCGGCGAGGACTTGAGCACAAACGGGGTGACCACCAGCGTCACCGCCGTCGTACCGACCGTCAGACCGTACAGTTCCTGCGAAAACAGCCCCAGCCCCTGGGCCACCCCGGCGAGCACAAACGAAAATTCGCCAATCTGGTTGAGCCCTAATCCGACGGTGAGCGCCGTCTTGAACGGGTAGCCGAAGATCATCACAACGGGCGTCACGATAAGCGCCTTGCCCACCATGACGGCCGCCACCAACCCAAGTAACGTCGGGGCGTTGTTCCACAAAAAGATTGGGTCGATCAGGCTGCCGATCGAGGCGAAAAAGACCGTCGCAAATATGTCGCGCATCGGCAGCACCCGGTCGAGGGCCTGATCGGCGTACTCGACTTCGGAGATCATCAATCCCGCCACGAAGGCGCCCATCTCGATACCCAGGCCGATGGTCGAGGTGACCAGCGCCACCCCCAGGCAGAGGGCAAAGACCGTGAGCACGAACAGCTCCTGGGAGCCCGTGCGCGCCACCTGGCGCATCAGAGGCGGAATGAGCCAGATACCGGATACCACCGCCCCGGCAATAAACAACACCGATTTGAGCAGCGCCCACAGCAAGGCCCCACCTAGGGCCTCGGGCGGTTGGGTGAGGGCGGGCAGCACCGCGAGCATCAGGCCCAACCCCAGGTCTTGCACGATGAGAATCGCGAGCATCGCCTGGCCGTGGGCGGTCTGCACCTCGTTGCGCTCGATGAGGATCTTGAGCACCACGGCGGTCGAAGACAGCGACAGCACCGCCCCCAGGAAGATTGCCTTCGGAATGGTGTCCACCCAGCCGGTGAGATAGGCGAGGCCGCCTCCCAAAAAGATCGTGAGCAACACCTGCAGGCTGCCCCCGCCCAAAGCGATGTTGCGGACCTTGTTGAGTTCTTTGATCGAAAATTCGACCCCCAGGGCAAACAGCAGCAACGCCACCCCCACCTCAGCCAGGGCCTTGATGGCGCCTTCATCCCCCACCAGCGACAGCCCCGCCGGTCCCACCACCATGCCCCCGAGCAAGTACCCCAGAAGCACCGGTTGACGCAGGCGGCTCGCCAGAAAACCCCCGGCCGCTGCCGCCCCGAGCACGGTCACGATATCGACGATAAGTTGTAACTCCGATGCCATCTCTACCTCACCCACGCCTGGTCACTGACTAGAAGCACAAATAGGAAAACCGCTATTCATGCCACCAGCTTAATCAATGCCTCGTCGGTGCAACGGTAGCCAAAGCGCGGCTCTTCCTCAGGAAGCGGCGGTGCTCAGAGCCATCAAGGCGTTGACGATGGCCGCCGCCACCGGCGAGCCGCCTTTGCGCCCCTCCACCCGGATCTGGGGAATAGCCAGACTGGCGAGGGCTTTTTTGGCGGGGATCACCTGCACAAAACCCACCGGCACGCCCACCACCAGCGCCGGATGTGCTCGGCCTGCACGGATCGCCTCCACCAGCGCCAGCAGGGCCGTAGGAGCGTTACCGATGACGTAAATGGCTTCGGGATAGCGGGCGCTAAGACCGAGCAAGCCTGCCTCCGTGCGCGTCTGACCCGCCTGCGGGATAATCCCCGCTTCCAGCGCGCAAATAAGAGGATGATCTCCAAGGCTGCCGGCCACGCCGACTTTGACCATCTGCACATCGACGATCACCGGGGTTTGTGCCCGAATGGCGGCAAGGGCGGCGGGGATCGCTCCGTGCTCAAAGCGCAACAGGTGTTGGTACTCGAAGTCGGCCGTCGCGTGGATCACCCGCCGCACGATCTGATATTCGGCGGGTGGGAAGGCGTGCTCGCCGATTTCAGCATCGATGATGGCGAAACTTTCGGCGGTGATTGGGTGAAGGTCCATGCCTTCTAATGATCCCACGACCGCCCGATTGGTGGCACGATGGCCTGGTAGCGCGAGGCCCGACCATGACCGATGCCGACACCGCCCACAAACTCAAAATGGAGCGCCGCAAGCAGGTGCAGGAGCAGCGCCTGGCCGAGCGCGACCGCAAAAAGGGACTGCTCATCGTCTACACCGGTGACGGCAAGGGCAAAAGTTCGGCGGCCTTCGGCATGATCTTCCGTTCACTGGGCCACGGCCTGCCGGTGGCGGTGATCCAGTTCATCAAGGGTGCCTGGGAACCGGGAGAAGCCAAACTGCTCGGCCGCTTCCCGGAGCTGGTAGTCTTTCGGGCGATGGGCGAAGGGTTTACCTGGGAGACCCAGGATCGCGGGCGCGATATCGCCAAAGCGGGTGAAGCCTGGGAGGCGGGACTGGAACTTATCCTGGCGGGCCGACACCACATCGTGCTGCTCGATGAAATCAACGTGGCGATGAAACTGGGATATCTCGATCCCAATCAAGTCCTGGCGGGCCTGGCGCGCAAGCCCGAGATGGTCCATGTCGTGCTCACCGGCCGCGGCGCCCCGGAGAGCATCATCGAAGCCGCCGATTTGGTGACGGAGATGAAACTGGTCAAACACCCCTTCCGCAGCCAGGGGATCAAAGCGCAGCTGGGAATAGAGTATTGAGCCAGTACACGACCTTGCGATGGTCAGACCCGCCGTGCCTGTCAGTGTCATCTCCAAAAACGGTGTCCCTATTCGGCTGACGGAGGAGCGATGGGAGCATATCATTGAGCAACACGCGGAACTCAAGGATAGCAAGTCTCAAATCTTGCAAGCGATTGGCGATCCTCAGCGGGTCGTAGCAGGCACGGGTGGGGAGCTGTTAGCGGTCAAACCGATTCAGTCCGAAAAACAACTCGTTGTCGTGTACCGGGAGTTGAAAGACGATGGATTTATCATCACCGCTTACACAACCAGCAGAACCCAGCCACTAGATCGAAGAAAGCAGTTATGGCCACCACTAATATAGACGATTACTTGAACGTGCTTCCGCTGGAAAAGTTGGCGGGAAAGCAGGATTTCTGGTCATTCTACGACTCTGAAGCCGACACGTTGTATTTCAATTTCAAAAAGCCAAGTGTCGCTACCGATAGCGAGCTCACTGACGATGACGTGATCATTCGATACGAAGGCGATCAAGTCGTTGGCTTTACGGTTCTCCATGCAAGCAAACGTGGCGGAAGTCTCCCGGTTCAAATTGTTTTTGCACAGCAGCTCAAACTCCTGGAAACATATTTACTGATTCTCCGCAAAATGAAATTTTTGCCCACGCTAATCTGGTGGCGTGTGAATGGTATAAACTGGATGTTTTGGCTGGGGTATCCTGTCTTCCGGCCCTTGTTGTTTTTGCTAATTACTAGCCACATTAGACGTATTCTTGTTCCCCTCGAAAGAGTTTACAAATTAAATGCCTCTGCAAGCCCTTCAGAAGCCGTGAAAATTCAGTGGGTGGCGCTTCATGAAAGAGTAAAACTGATGCGCGAGGAAATTGGCGTCGTTATTGTCTCACCGTTGATGTTGACAATCCTTGGCCCGTTTGGCAGCGCTGGCCTGGCTGTAATAATTTCTTGGGAAACAATTAAATCATTAATGCAGGAGGGCATTCGCGAAAACGTACAAGACATTACAATTAATCTATTGTCGACCTATATATTTTATGTTGTTAATTTGATTTCAATCGCTCTGGGACTGCTCAGCATTGTCTTGGTAATTACTTTCTATGTCAAACGGAGATTGTTTAACGAACCTTACGTACAACTAGATGAACTCTTTCTAACACCAGTCTTAAAAAAGATTGTAGACCCAGCCACCGGTAAAAGTTTGTATCTTGAGGAGCAGAAGCTGTTTAAGGCGGTAGAAGAACCCTACCCCAACGAAAATCCTGTAGACCAGTTACTCTTAGGCTTTACCTACTTGTACCTGTGCTTGATAACCGCAAGTGGTTTCGGAATTTTAGCGTGGTTTATATATTCCAGAAACCATATCGTAGCGTACATTTATGGGTTCCTTTGTCTTATACCTATCTTGGCTGGCTTCCTACTGATTAGAGGGATCTGGCGAGAGATCAGAGAAAGACGGGCTACATAAACAGGTTTGGCTAGTGGAATCCATAGGAGCCCAGAGCGAGGGCTATCGAGTTTTAAGCGCTATCAGGAAAGCAGTACCCAGGAGCGCACAGATTGCGGATTTTGAGCGTCGAGACCCGACGCGAGACAAGGTCGATAACGCGGATGGCGTGGTTGTTGGTGTCGGCAATATAGATCCGATCGCCGTTGCGCCACAATCCGGCAGGCTCCCAGAAGCGCGCCTCGGCAAGGTCGCCGTCGAGATAGCCGCTGTCGATGTGGCCTGTGAGAGTCTCGCACCGCCCACTTTCGGGGTCGATGCGCTTGATTTTGTGGTTGTAGGTGTCGGTCAACCACAAAGTTCCACCGTCCCAGTGCACCCCAAGCGGGTGCTGCAACAGCACGGCTTCCCCTAAGCCGTCTTGATCCCCAAAGCCGAACAGGTCGCCTGAGCCGCACAGGAGTGCGGTGATATCTTCAGCAATGCCCACGGTACGCACGGAACTGCTTTCGGAGTCGGCGACGAACAACCTGTGATCATTGGTAGTGATCCCACTCGGTTGGGCGAAAGCGGAACCGTCGCGCGTACCGTTCAGGGTCGATTCGTGGCCGTTGCCGGCAAAGGTGCTGATTCTGCCGCTATGCGGGTCGCACTTCCAGATCTGGTGGGAACCGGCCATCGCCACGTAGAGCGCTCCATCCGCCACCACTGCGTCCCAGGGCGAATTGAGGGGAATCTCCAGACCTGGCCCTTCGACCTGGCCATAGCCCAGACTCTGCTCGCCGGTGCCTGCGAAGGTGCTTACCTGGCGGCGGACCAGGTCGATTTTGCGCAGCAGATGATTCTCGGTGTCGCAGACGAACAGCGTGCGGCCGTCCGCAGAAAGAGCCAGCCCCTGGGGAGCCCAAAATTCGGCCTCCTCGAAGTTGCCGTCGCGCCAGCCGGGGATGCCGGAGCCGATGCTCTCGTGGCTGGAGCCGTCCAGGCTGCTGGTCACGATGCGGTGGTGACCGCTGTCGCTGACAAACAGGCGATCGCCGTAAACGGTGAGTTTGCCGGGAAAGGCGAGGGGCGTGGGCGGGGCGGAAGCTTTTTCAAGGCGTGTGCGCAACCCACCGGGCAGCGGGCGGCCCTGGTTTGTCTGGCGCAAAACCAGTTCGCCGATCAGTTGATCGAGCAGGTCGCGGTTGCCCTCGCCGGAGGCGTGGCCCACGTAGTAACCGTCCGGGTCGATGAGCACCAGCGTCGGCCAGGCCCTGACCGTGTAGCTCTGCCAGATGGTGTGGCTCTCATCGACGATCACCGGATGCTCGATGTCGTGGCGCAAGATCGCCCGGCGGATATTGTCCAGGTCCTGCTCGTTGGCAAATTTGGCGGTGTGCACGCCGATCACCGTGAGGCTGTCGCGATACTTGTCCTCGAGGTATTTGAGATCCGGCAAGATGTGCAGACAGTTGATACAGCAGTAGGTCCAAAAATCGAGCAGCACGACCCGGCCGCGCAGTTCCTTCAGGCGTAGGGGCCTGTCGGTGTTGAGCCAGTGAAATTTTGGGGGCAGCTCGGGGGCGCGGACACGGGGGGTCTTGCTGGACACGGCGGTTCCCATGGGCACACTTTCAGCATGGCTTACCGGTGGGGCGATTGTCCCGGGCTGCACGGGCGGACTGCGAATGGCGGGTGGCCTATACTCGACAGTGCAAACGGGCATACAGGAGAGCAACCGATGGCAGGCACGGCCATTCGCTTCGGTACCGACGGCTGGCGGTCGATTATCGCGCGGGAATTCACCTTCGAGAATGTCACCCGCGTGGCGCGGGCTTCCGCTGAAATCCTTGCCGAAACTTTTGAAGGCGAGGGAATCGTCATCGGCTACGACCGCCGCTTTCTAGCCGACGAATTTGCCCGCACCGCCGCCGAAGCCGTGCGCAGCCTGGGTCTATCGGTGCTCTTGGCCGACCGCCCCGCCCCCACCCCCGCCTTCAGCTGGGCGGTCAAAAAACGCGGCGCCAAGGGTGCTCTGGTGCTCACCGCGAGCCACAACCCCGCTTCCTACTGCGGCATCAAGATCAAAGGCGCCTTCGCAGGGTCGGTCTCGCCGGAATTCACCCGGGCGGTCGAAGAGCGGCTCGAAGGTCCAGTACCTGCGGATCGGCCCCGGGGCAGCCTGGCGCTGTTCGATCCATGGATGGACTATCTGGCCCAGTTGCGCACGCGGGTGGACGTGGCTGCCCTGCAGGAAGCGAACCTGGCTATCTTTATCGATGTCATGCACGGCGTCGGCGCGGGGGGATTGCCCCACCTGCTCGGACCGAACGTGGTAGAAGTGCGCGAGCGCCACGATCCGCTTTTTGGCGGCACCCCGCCCGAACCGATCGGCCGCTACCTGATGCCTTTATTTCAGGCGGTGCGCGACTACCGGGGGAATCGGCCGGTGGTCGGTCTGGCCTTGGATGGCGACGCCGATCGGATCGCCGCCGCCGATCGCCACGGCCATTTTTTGAGCTGCCAGGTGCTCATTCCCCTGCTGGTGGACCACCTGGCCCGCCGCCGGGGACTCGCCGGCAAAGTCGTCAAGACGATCAGCGGCTCGGATCTGATTGCAAAGGTGGCCCGCGCCCGGGGATTGCCGGTCGAGGAGACGGCCATCGGCTTTAAGTACATCGCCGACGTCATGCTGCGCGAGCCGGTGCTCGTGGGTGGCGAAGAATCGGGAGGCATCGGCTATCTGGGCCACATGCCCGAGCGCGACGGGCTTCTGTGTGCGCTGTATCTAGTCGAGATCGTGGCGCAAACCGGCAAAGATCTGGGCGCTCTGTTTGCCCAATTGCAGGAGGAACTCGGTTTTCGCTCCCACTACGACCGGCAGGATCTGCGCCTGGCGGACGAAGCGTTCAAGCAGCGATTGCTGGGAGAGCTGGAAAACTCCCCCCCCAAAACGGTGGCCGGGCAGGCAGTGATCGAACACAGCGCTATCGACGGCCACAAATTTCGCCTCGCCGACGGGCACTGGTTGCTCGTCCGCTTCAGCGGCACCGAACCGCTGCTCCGGCTCTACTGCGAAGGCCCCGACCCCGCCCGGGTCACCGAGACATTGCAGTGGGCGGAGCGTTGGGCCACCGGCCCTGGGGTGCTATGCTGAGTAGCTGTGCCTGAAAGCGAAGTACCCATGTCCTTCAAAAAAATCGAGCGGACCAAAGAAATCGATCGCCGCCGCCACCGCAAAGCCAAACTCGCCAAACTGCGCGCCCGCTACCATGCCGCCAAGACCGAGGCGGAGCGCAAAGACATCTACAGTCGCGCCGCCCGCCTCTCGCCCTGGCTGAGCGTCGAAGAATTCGCCAACCCCTCTACCGCCGCCGTCACCTCGCAGTAGAGCCACCTACCCTGGGGTACATCCCGCCGATGGCGGCGGGGGGCGATGATGGCAGTGGTCGCAGGTGGGACACCCCGGGTTTGTCCGTCGATCGCGAATGTCTATTCAAGGAGTATTACAGCGATGTACCAGGCTATCGAGAGCTATCGCAATTTCTGGCTGCTCACCAGCGGCATCATCGACGGCGCCACCCGTGCCGTCGGCCTGCACCGCACGGTACCGCCTCTGTACAAAGGCGTCAAAATCGCCGGGATCCTTAACATCGCTGCCGCCACCGTGGTGATGGCGGTGATCGAAGAATCCAAGTGAGACTTTACTGATAGCGGATCATCTGGACGCGGTAGCGTCCTTTTTTGGTCGTATCCACCGGTCCCACCTCCAGGCGGCCCCGCCCGCGCAGGGTGATGCGGTCGCCGGTCTGGACGTTCTTGCTGGGCTGGGTGACGGTCTTCCAGTTGAGGGTCACCTCCCCCGCTTCGATCGATTCGACCATCTTGTTGCGGGATAAACCAAACCCGGCCGAACCGATGGCGTCGATGCGCAGCGACGCTTCGACCGAGGTGATTTCCTTGGTCTGGGGCGGCCGGATGCGTAGTTCCTCAAAGCCAATCGGCACCACCTGCACCGGCACCGTGCGCACGCTGGTGAGGCTAGTCTGCAAAAACGGCACCAGTTCAGGGGCCACCAGCGTCTGGGCGCCGCGATCCCCCAGCACCAGAATGTCCCCCACCTTGCCACGCACGATGCCGGTGCCCAGGATGGCCCCCAGAAAATCACGATGGCTTGCGGCGTCGAACAAAAAGTTACCGCGAATATCGACGGCAGCCAACGGAATGGCGGCGGTTTCGATGGCAATGTTATCGCGGGAAACCGCGATACGTTGGCGCTCGGCCTGGGAATAGCCGCCCCAGGCGGCGGCGTGCACCTCCACCAGACGCGAAAAGACATCGAGACATTCGCCCACTTCGGGAGGCGAGTAAAAGTCGGAGGTGACCACCGACCAGTCGCGCAGGGCCGTCTCGGCCAGATCGAGCACGCGCGCGAGCGCGTCGCGATGCTCGGCGCGCTTGAGCAATTCTTCGCGGGGCAAAGTGCTGGGCATGCCCTTGATTTTAGAGTAGGTGCTGGGGGAAGACGGTTGATTGCAAGCACTCAACACACTCTCAACACTTTCAAGCAAGTCGCCATGGCCTAACATCGAGAAAGTGGCCCTGGAGTTTCGCCCCAAGATCGCCGGCGAGGCAGGAACTCTCTACATCACCAAGGGGTCCACCGGCAGCACTCGAAATCACCGTCTAGTGCTCCTGCCAGCCGCAAAGCTCAAAGTGAAGCCACAACACTGGAAGCGTACTGCATCCCCCGATTCGTTTTTGATCAGCTCCTGCACGAGAAAGCAATCGGTGCGGGATGCGTTCCAATCATCCAAACCGTTCGCAAAAACACTGGGCAGTTTCAGCGCTTATCTGAGACGTTCGATTACCTGATCGATGCGCGCGGTGTTTCTGCGGGAGACGTGACTGCAATCGCGATTCGCGCTTATTGGACGTTCAACCGCCAGGACCTATCGGAAGTGGATTTGGCCGAAGCCCAAATCCACTTCGACCGTCGTTTGGGCGCGAGTGGATACGGTTGGATCTTTCCCGTTGCGACCCAGGGAGAATGTGTCAAATTGAATGTTGGGGTGGGAGCCTGGTTGGACGAATTGCAAAAGATCAACACGAATGTGATTCAGTTGTTCAAGCAATTCATCCAAAGCAACCAACAGACCCGACACTTGCTGAGTAAAGCCGTTCGCCAGGACGCGCCAAAAGTTTATCCGCTTGCGACTGCTCAAAAAGGGAATCGAGTCGCGGACGGTAATATTCTGAAGATCGGAGACGCTGCAAATCTGACCGATCTTTTGACGGGAGAAGGCATTGCGAATGCTGTACTGAGTGGGCTTTATGTTGCACAGGCGATTAACATGAGTCGCTCCTCAGAAGTGGCAGCAGCAAACTGGCAGTATCTCTACGAGTCTCACTTCGAGGCAGATCTACGGGCGGGTCTGCAAATCAAAGCGTTTAGAAAGTTCTCATGGATGAATACGCTGCTCATCTGGTCGATGAAACAGAATCCGCGCGTGGCGACTCAGGTGAGTCATGCCGTTGCGGGCCTGGTGCCGTATCACCAGGTGCTGCCTTCACTGAAGTACTGAAGCGCAACTCCTGCCGCCGAGGATCGGGGTGGGTTCCGCCGCAAAAAGGGTGGGCCTGGGTAGGTAGGAAGGCCGCGTACTTTCTCATCTGATCAACAGCTTGGAATCCCCCGGCATCCCATGGGATGCCGGGATCTGCCGTCCTTCCAGGCACGGGCGAAGCTTTCAGCACTTTTGTCGGTGAGCAAGGGCGATCAGCTGCCGGTCAGGCTGCGGTACACCGACTTTGCCGTCTCGCTGAGCGATTTGACCGCGTCTTTGGCCGTTTCGGCAATTGGGCGCTGCTCGTGCAGGAAGACGCGCGCCGCGTTGCGGCCGGGCATCCCCGAGACCGAACCGCCCGGGTGGGTGCCCGCGCCGCTCAGGTAGAGCCCGTCGATGGGCGTTTTGTAGTTGGCGATCTCGGGTAGCGGCCGGAAAAACATTAGGTAGTCGATGGTCATATCCAGGTGGTAGTAGTTGCCCTTGAGCGCCCCAAGCCGGTCGGCCAATTCCGCCGGACTCTCGACGTTGCGGGCGATGGTAGCTTTGTGGACGTTGGGGGCGTACTGGGCAAGTTTGTCGATCACCTGGTCGGCGACTTTGTTTTTCAGTTCATCCGTCCAGCCGGTGCCCATCTGGCCGGTGCCCTCCGCCCCGGCAATCTGGTAAGGAGCAAAAAATTCGATCCAGGCGGTGTGCTTGCCCTCGGGGGCAAGGCTCGGATCGAGCACGGAAGGCACCACGACATACATCGAAGGATCTTCGAGGGGAATTTTGCCCACGGCCGGATCGCTGTGGGCGATTTCGACTTGATCGACCGAATCGGCAATGAGGATCGAACCAATTAGGTACTCGTCGCGGTGCTGGTGGTGCTCGAAGCGCAGGGGCTCCGAAAGGGCGAGGTCGATTTTGAGAATCGTCTCGTTGCTGTTGCCGATTTTGCGCTCGACCCGCTCGCGCAGTTTGTCGTCGGCCCGATCGACATCGGCCGGATCGATCAGGTGCAAAAAGACGCGCTTGGCGTCGATGTTGGAGACGACGCCGTGGCGGGCGCGGTAGGCGCGGCCGTCGGCGGTCTCCACCCCCACCGCCCGGTTCTCCTCGACCAGGATGCGCCGCACCGACTGGTTGCAGAGGATTTCACCCCCCAGGCTTTCCACCAACCGCACCAGGGCCGCCACCAGCGCCCCGGTGCCGCCTCTGGGGCGGGCCATGCCCGGATTGTGGCGCATCGCCATCATCACCGCCCCGAAGGCGAGGGCTTTTTGGGAGGGCGGGGCGCCCAGTTCGGCGGCCAGACGGGCGAGGGGGGCTCGAACCAGTTCCAGGTCGAACCATTCCTCGAGCATGTCCCGGGGACTGGTCAGCAGGCTCTGGGCAAAATCGAGGGTCTTGTTCGGGCCGCCGATCACCGAGAAGAGATCCGCGAGTTTGGCGCCGTCGAAGTTGCCCGCGATGTCCAAAAGCGACTTGGGCGGGGCATTGAAGATCGGAATGAATACGCCCATCGCCCGCTGCCAAAAATCGATAAATTCGCGGTACTTGCGCGCGTCGCGCTCGCTGTAGCGGGCAATCTCCCCGCAGGTTTTATCCACGGAGCGGTGGGCCAGAAAGTAACGCCCGTCCGGGTGCGGGCAGAAGACGACCGGGTCGCAGTACAGGTATTCGAGGCCGAATTTTTCCAGTTCGAGTTCCTCGACCACCGGACCCAGGTGGATAAATTCGTGATCGATGGCGCAGAGGTTGAAGCGAAAGCCCGGCGCTTCGTCGGGCATCACCTCCTCGGTGGTCGCCGCCCCACCCGGGATCTCGCGTTTTTCGAGCAACAGGACGCTGTAGCCCGCCTTGAGTAGATATGCTGCACACACCAGCCCGTTGTGGCCGGCTCCAATGATGACGACATCGTAAGTATCCACGTCCGAACTCCCTGGCATCGCTCTGCGTTTCTTCACCAGATTGCGAAACGTTATCGAGCCTGTCGCCCACCGCCGGAGAGATTTCGGTCCGCACAGGTGAGGCTTGAACCTGAACAATCGGCCAGTAGCTCGCGCTGTGTTGCCGTGGTAGCTTTTTTCCAAGCGTTGGGGGCGATGGCGATGGCAGGAGCGATCCGGATTTTGCTGCAGACGACCATTCCCGAGACCGACGACGACTGGGACATTCGGCGCTTTTCGCTTTTGACGGAATGTTTGCGTTCTCTCAAAGACGAAAACGGCGCGCCGCTGTGCGAGGTGACAGCGCGCAACCGGGCTGCCGCAGGCGGCGACGACCCGGTGCTGAGCGGCCTGGGCGAATCGGACTTTGACGAGTTGTGGCTGTTTGCCGTCGATGTGGGCGACGGGTTGAGCGCCGCCGACTGCGCGGGGATCAACGGCTTCCACCGGCGCGGTGGCGGGCTGATGGTCA harbors:
- a CDS encoding cation:proton antiporter, whose translation is MASELQLIVDIVTVLGAAAAGGFLASRLRQPVLLGYLLGGMVVGPAGLSLVGDEGAIKALAEVGVALLLFALGVEFSIKELNKVRNIALGGGSLQVLLTIFLGGGLAYLTGWVDTIPKAIFLGAVLSLSSTAVVLKILIERNEVQTAHGQAMLAILIVQDLGLGLMLAVLPALTQPPEALGGALLWALLKSVLFIAGAVVSGIWLIPPLMRQVARTGSQELFVLTVFALCLGVALVTSTIGLGIEMGAFVAGLMISEVEYADQALDRVLPMRDIFATVFFASIGSLIDPIFLWNNAPTLLGLVAAVMVGKALIVTPVVMIFGYPFKTALTVGLGLNQIGEFSFVLAGVAQGLGLFSQELYGLTVGTTAVTLVVTPFVLKSSPMIFNALESLPVVGKALRASEAPKAIAVEEGIRDHIVVAGYGRVGETLVRMLRSQGHTVLVIDNNEATTESLRKQQIPYLYGDSSSELVLEKAHLEQARAMAIALPDPMATRLTLKRVLSVAPEIDITVRAHANSEIDALYQLGAREVVQPEFESALAMGSHMLIGLGLGVRDVQQEVVACRETRYRSILPDRPDFMVANELEAAVEGLEGNWFTVKANSPLVGLTLAQADIRRLTGVSVMAIRNGSETNRYPGPQTVLQAGDRVLAVGNVEEDKAFEELLEGRAEASIGRPERWVEVPKNSFLDGQTLADVDLRRRHGVLVQAVQRTGKMVRFPNADTVVQAGDRLMVCGSAESIEQLRGLLQQVPTVTSQEE
- a CDS encoding precorrin-8X methylmutase translates to MDLHPITAESFAIIDAEIGEHAFPPAEYQIVRRVIHATADFEYQHLLRFEHGAIPAALAAIRAQTPVIVDVQMVKVGVAGSLGDHPLICALEAGIIPQAGQTRTEAGLLGLSARYPEAIYVIGNAPTALLALVEAIRAGRAHPALVVGVPVGFVQVIPAKKALASLAIPQIRVEGRKGGSPVAAAIVNALMALSTAAS
- the cobO gene encoding cob(I)yrinic acid a,c-diamide adenosyltransferase encodes the protein MTDADTAHKLKMERRKQVQEQRLAERDRKKGLLIVYTGDGKGKSSAAFGMIFRSLGHGLPVAVIQFIKGAWEPGEAKLLGRFPELVVFRAMGEGFTWETQDRGRDIAKAGEAWEAGLELILAGRHHIVLLDEINVAMKLGYLDPNQVLAGLARKPEMVHVVLTGRGAPESIIEAADLVTEMKLVKHPFRSQGIKAQLGIEY
- a CDS encoding DUF2283 domain-containing protein; this translates as MATTNIDDYLNVLPLEKLAGKQDFWSFYDSEADTLYFNFKKPSVATDSELTDDDVIIRYEGDQVVGFTVLHASKRGGSLPVQIVFAQQLKLLETYLLILRKMKFLPTLIWWRVNGINWMFWLGYPVFRPLLFLLITSHIRRILVPLERVYKLNASASPSEAVKIQWVALHERVKLMREEIGVVIVSPLMLTILGPFGSAGLAVIISWETIKSLMQEGIRENVQDITINLLSTYIFYVVNLISIALGLLSIVLVITFYVKRRLFNEPYVQLDELFLTPVLKKIVDPATGKSLYLEEQKLFKAVEEPYPNENPVDQLLLGFTYLYLCLITASGFGILAWFIYSRNHIVAYIYGFLCLIPILAGFLLIRGIWREIRERRAT
- a CDS encoding thioredoxin-like domain-containing protein — its product is MGTAVSSKTPRVRAPELPPKFHWLNTDRPLRLKELRGRVVLLDFWTYCCINCLHILPDLKYLEDKYRDSLTVIGVHTAKFANEQDLDNIRRAILRHDIEHPVIVDESHTIWQSYTVRAWPTLVLIDPDGYYVGHASGEGNRDLLDQLIGELVLRQTNQGRPLPGGLRTRLEKASAPPTPLAFPGKLTVYGDRLFVSDSGHHRIVTSSLDGSSHESIGSGIPGWRDGNFEEAEFWAPQGLALSADGRTLFVCDTENHLLRKIDLVRRQVSTFAGTGEQSLGYGQVEGPGLEIPLNSPWDAVVADGALYVAMAGSHQIWKCDPHSGRISTFAGNGHESTLNGTRDGSAFAQPSGITTNDHRLFVADSESSSVRTVGIAEDITALLCGSGDLFGFGDQDGLGEAVLLQHPLGVHWDGGTLWLTDTYNHKIKRIDPESGRCETLTGHIDSGYLDGDLAEARFWEPAGLWRNGDRIYIADTNNHAIRVIDLVSRRVSTLKIRNLCAPGYCFPDSA